The proteins below come from a single Rhodococcus sp. WMMA185 genomic window:
- a CDS encoding MogA/MoaB family molybdenum cofactor biosynthesis protein, with product MSTGILGQVELVLGGATTVGTMDIEASLAGHALVVVVDDRTAHGDGKDSVGPLVTELLDEAGFIVDAVVAVAADEVEIRNALNTAVIGGVDLVVSVGGTGVSPRDVTPDVTAEVLDREIPGISEAIRASGLAAGALDAGLSRGLAGVSGSTLVVNLASSRSAVRDGLATLTPFASHVISELSGLEG from the coding sequence ATGAGCACAGGGATTCTCGGGCAGGTCGAGTTGGTTCTGGGTGGGGCCACTACGGTAGGCACCATGGACATCGAAGCCTCGTTGGCCGGCCACGCGCTCGTGGTAGTCGTCGACGACCGCACAGCTCATGGTGACGGCAAAGACTCCGTCGGCCCCCTGGTCACCGAACTTCTGGACGAGGCAGGGTTCATCGTCGACGCAGTCGTCGCGGTGGCCGCCGACGAAGTCGAGATCCGCAACGCCCTCAACACCGCGGTCATCGGCGGCGTCGACCTCGTCGTGTCGGTGGGTGGAACCGGCGTGTCGCCGCGGGACGTCACTCCGGATGTCACCGCAGAGGTTCTCGACCGTGAAATTCCAGGCATCTCGGAGGCGATTCGAGCCTCCGGTCTCGCGGCCGGTGCGCTGGATGCGGGTCTTTCGCGGGGTCTTGCCGGTGTATCGGGCAGCACCCTGGTGGTCAATCTGGCGTCTTCTCGCTCCGCTGTGCGCGATGGCCTGGCCACGTTGACCCCCTTCGCGTCACATGTGATCTCCGAACTGTCCGGTCTGGAAGGCTGA
- a CDS encoding MspA family porin, with the protein MSQNRKPGLRSAARIAGLGAAAAVALGLMSTGAANADTFVPLPGGEKVVDAGGVNVKIARNAESALLSPSLAANGASRVAWLNGDVFVDLGGDVPDEGATLTTGYIVGCQIDITGLSGGIAGGISLTGPNLETVMSLPVAPGEVKFVKLGSKSDLKPGVSAVQYRDQQLEVEGCGGHAQARAYSVVEVPGNHYVKSTLYGQPFSLG; encoded by the coding sequence ATGAGCCAGAACCGTAAGCCCGGCCTGCGTAGCGCAGCCCGCATTGCCGGCCTGGGTGCCGCAGCGGCCGTTGCACTGGGTCTGATGTCCACCGGCGCTGCGAATGCCGACACATTCGTCCCGCTTCCCGGTGGTGAGAAGGTTGTCGACGCCGGAGGCGTCAACGTAAAGATTGCCCGCAACGCCGAGAGCGCGCTGCTTTCTCCCTCGCTGGCCGCCAACGGTGCCAGCCGCGTCGCGTGGCTGAACGGCGATGTTTTCGTCGACCTCGGTGGTGACGTTCCTGACGAAGGCGCGACGCTGACCACCGGTTACATCGTGGGGTGCCAGATCGACATCACCGGTCTCTCGGGCGGAATCGCCGGAGGTATCTCCCTGACCGGCCCGAACTTGGAGACTGTGATGAGCCTCCCGGTGGCTCCCGGTGAGGTGAAGTTCGTGAAGCTCGGTTCCAAGTCGGATCTGAAGCCGGGTGTGTCTGCGGTTCAGTATCGCGACCAGCAGCTCGAGGTCGAGGGTTGCGGCGGCCACGCGCAGGCGCGGGCATATTCCGTCGTCGAGGTCCCGGGAAATCACTACGTCAAGAGCACCCTCTACGGGCAGCCGTTCAGCCTGGGCTGA
- a CDS encoding MspA family porin, protein MNSKTMRHGAKAASVVGAATVAIGLFSTGAANADTFVPLEDGEITHTLMDGTVVTVRQTGNSATISPSMGATPLHRNVWTSGTVDVTLEGGNAEGGSIDTGYIVACQVNFGGEAAGGGGTSTTWDDMTNGDGQIALPFEGGDLFGGGISIGPGQATKVSILDIEYADDYGAEAYKSDFDFEGNRGGFTYSDETFGVSGCAGMAQARSYTTVNVSTDRVDGTVTLWGQPFSMG, encoded by the coding sequence ATGAACAGCAAGACTATGCGCCACGGCGCCAAGGCTGCCAGCGTGGTCGGCGCGGCCACCGTTGCGATCGGCCTCTTCTCCACCGGCGCGGCCAATGCCGACACCTTCGTTCCGTTGGAGGACGGCGAAATCACCCATACGCTGATGGACGGCACGGTCGTGACTGTGCGTCAGACCGGCAACAGCGCGACCATCAGCCCGTCGATGGGCGCAACCCCGTTGCACCGCAACGTGTGGACGTCGGGCACCGTCGACGTGACACTCGAGGGCGGCAACGCCGAGGGCGGCTCCATCGACACCGGTTACATCGTTGCCTGCCAGGTCAACTTCGGCGGTGAAGCGGCGGGTGGTGGCGGAACCAGTACCACCTGGGACGACATGACTAACGGCGACGGCCAGATCGCCTTGCCGTTCGAGGGCGGCGATCTGTTCGGCGGCGGAATCTCCATCGGACCTGGCCAGGCCACCAAGGTGTCGATCCTCGACATCGAGTACGCGGACGACTACGGCGCCGAGGCGTACAAGAGCGACTTCGATTTCGAAGGCAACAGGGGTGGCTTCACCTACTCCGACGAGACCTTCGGCGTCTCCGGGTGTGCCGGAATGGCGCAGGCCCGTTCCTACACCACCGTGAATGTCTCGACCGATCGGGTCGACGGCACGGTCACGCTCTGGGGACAGCCCTTCAGCATGGGCTGA
- a CDS encoding SAF domain-containing protein: MPYEPAPPGPRRPNVTHRNLSPSWADRLSEFAHPGWGRTVIVRRILAAGLTALAVLLLVRGNPDFDRSPVVVAVRDLEPGRALTDEDVDLAEWESGTLPEGVVTAVADVAGRTLAGPVRAGEPLTDVRVLGPRLAAVAADVEDARIVPIRLADPAVTELLREGDRVDVLTVDSQTPVNPDRQPGATVLATRAAVVLVTPSANGRDQRERVVMLALPAPEAITVAAASLTNAITVTFH, encoded by the coding sequence ATGCCGTACGAGCCCGCTCCACCCGGCCCGCGCAGGCCGAACGTTACGCACCGAAATCTGAGCCCGTCTTGGGCCGACCGCCTGTCGGAGTTCGCCCATCCGGGCTGGGGCCGCACCGTAATCGTCAGGCGGATACTGGCCGCGGGGCTGACGGCTCTTGCCGTACTGCTGCTGGTGCGCGGAAATCCGGACTTCGACCGATCACCAGTCGTGGTGGCCGTGCGCGATCTCGAACCCGGACGCGCACTGACGGATGAAGATGTCGATCTGGCGGAGTGGGAATCAGGCACACTGCCCGAAGGTGTCGTCACCGCAGTCGCAGATGTCGCTGGTCGGACGCTAGCCGGACCGGTCCGCGCTGGAGAGCCGCTCACCGACGTTCGAGTGCTGGGGCCGCGCTTGGCCGCCGTCGCCGCGGACGTCGAGGATGCCCGGATCGTGCCCATCCGGCTGGCTGATCCGGCAGTCACCGAACTCCTCCGAGAGGGCGACCGTGTCGATGTACTCACCGTCGATTCCCAGACGCCTGTGAATCCGGATCGGCAGCCCGGTGCCACCGTGTTGGCAACGCGCGCTGCCGTCGTGCTGGTAACTCCCTCAGCAAACGGACGAGACCAGCGTGAACGCGTCGTGATGCTGGCTTTGCCCGCGCCCGAAGCAATCACGGTCGCGGCGGCCTCTCTCACCAACGCGATCACCGTGACCTTTCATTGA
- a CDS encoding FmdB family zinc ribbon protein, with translation MPTYSYACSECDNRFDIVQSFSDDSLTVCPECSGKLRKLFNSVGIVFKGSGFYRTDSRGSSGAASEPAKTESAKSESASTSKSEGSSTASPGSSSTSSSAPSKAAAS, from the coding sequence GTGCCCACTTATTCGTATGCATGTTCGGAGTGCGACAACCGTTTCGACATCGTTCAGTCGTTCAGTGATGATTCCCTGACCGTCTGCCCCGAGTGCTCAGGCAAGCTTCGCAAGCTGTTCAACTCCGTCGGGATCGTATTCAAGGGCAGCGGCTTCTACCGCACAGACAGCCGTGGTTCGTCGGGTGCCGCGAGCGAGCCTGCCAAGACCGAATCCGCCAAGTCCGAGTCCGCGTCCACCTCGAAGTCGGAAGGTTCGTCGACAGCTTCGCCTGGTTCGTCGAGCACCTCATCCTCTGCTCCGTCCAAAGCGGCTGCCAGCTAG
- a CDS encoding 5-formyltetrahydrofolate cyclo-ligase, protein MRAQTKTEWRQLVLSSRREASRETRTSEDQSLVELVTGGLTPGQTVCAYIPTALEPGNLGLVDALRQVAGRVLVPVTREPGPLYWAEYRGADHLTDADFGLREPTGPVFEPHEIRTARTVFVPALAVDRRGVRLGRGAGFYDRTLGLAAPDTRLITVVRDEELVPELPEDPHDVRMGWALTPGSGLVQLGEKAADRA, encoded by the coding sequence ATGCGGGCACAGACGAAGACCGAGTGGCGACAACTGGTCCTTTCCAGCAGGCGCGAGGCCTCCCGCGAGACTCGCACGTCCGAGGATCAATCGCTTGTCGAACTCGTCACAGGCGGCCTCACCCCCGGTCAGACGGTCTGCGCGTACATCCCCACCGCACTCGAACCGGGCAACCTCGGCCTGGTCGACGCTCTCCGGCAAGTCGCGGGGCGAGTGCTCGTCCCCGTCACGCGCGAACCAGGCCCGCTGTACTGGGCCGAGTACCGCGGTGCAGACCACCTCACGGACGCCGACTTCGGCCTGCGCGAACCGACGGGGCCGGTGTTCGAACCGCACGAGATCCGCACGGCCAGGACTGTTTTCGTTCCCGCCCTGGCAGTCGATCGGAGGGGTGTGCGACTCGGTCGTGGAGCCGGCTTCTACGACCGGACCCTCGGCCTCGCCGCCCCCGACACTCGCCTGATCACCGTGGTCCGTGATGAAGAACTCGTTCCCGAACTGCCCGAGGACCCACATGACGTGCGGATGGGATGGGCACTCACCCCAGGTTCCGGACTTGTCCAACTCGGCGAGAAGGCCGCCGACCGAGCGTAG
- a CDS encoding UTP--glucose-1-phosphate uridylyltransferase, protein MTDASPHTADIFRTAVVPAAGMGTRFLPATKTVPKELLPVVDTPGIELVAGEAADSGASRLVIVTSPGKDGVVAHFVEDLVLESKLEASGKHHLLEKVRKAPGLLEVESVVQDQPLGLGHAIGCAESALDDDEDAIAVLLPDDLVMPRGVLETMARVRTKRGGTVLCAIDVPKDQVSAYGVFEVETVPDAVNPDVLKVTGMVEKPAIEDAPSTFAAAGRYLLDRAIFDALRRIEPGAGGELQITDAIALLIKEGHPVHVVVHRGTRHDLGNPGGYLRAAVDFALDSDEFGPSLREWLADRLKRTDS, encoded by the coding sequence ATGACAGACGCATCCCCGCACACCGCCGACATCTTCCGTACGGCTGTGGTGCCGGCAGCGGGAATGGGTACGCGGTTCCTCCCCGCGACCAAGACCGTGCCGAAAGAGTTACTCCCGGTAGTGGACACCCCTGGCATCGAGCTCGTGGCCGGAGAGGCCGCGGATTCGGGGGCCAGTCGGCTGGTTATCGTGACCTCGCCGGGTAAGGACGGGGTGGTCGCCCATTTCGTCGAGGATCTCGTGCTCGAGAGCAAGCTCGAGGCCAGCGGCAAGCATCATTTGCTCGAGAAGGTGCGCAAAGCCCCCGGCTTGCTCGAGGTGGAATCCGTCGTCCAGGATCAGCCGCTCGGGCTGGGACACGCGATCGGCTGCGCCGAGTCGGCACTCGATGACGACGAGGACGCGATCGCGGTACTTTTGCCGGACGACCTGGTGATGCCGCGCGGCGTGCTCGAGACGATGGCTCGTGTGCGGACCAAGCGCGGCGGAACCGTGCTCTGCGCGATCGATGTTCCCAAGGACCAGGTGAGCGCGTACGGCGTCTTCGAAGTCGAAACGGTTCCCGACGCAGTAAACCCGGACGTTCTCAAAGTCACCGGCATGGTCGAGAAACCAGCCATCGAGGACGCCCCGTCGACTTTCGCGGCCGCGGGCCGCTACCTCCTCGACCGCGCGATCTTCGATGCTCTGCGACGGATCGAACCCGGTGCAGGCGGCGAACTCCAGATCACCGACGCCATCGCGCTCCTCATCAAAGAAGGGCATCCTGTTCATGTCGTCGTACACCGCGGCACGAGACACGACCTCGGAAATCCCGGCGGCTACCTTCGCGCTGCGGTTGACTTTGCTTTGGACAGCGACGAGTTCGGCCCGTCGTTGCGTGAATGGCTGGCCGACCGATTGAAGCGAACGGATTCCTAG
- the glp gene encoding molybdotransferase-like divisome protein Glp, which produces MRSVEEQQTIVTAAAVAPRPVRVAISEAQGLLCAEEVVTEVPLPGFDQAAIDGYAVRSVDVQSADSDVRDEDGEATELSLPVVGEVAAGSRQPIRLQPRQAVKVDTGAPLPTLADAVLPLDQTDGGRARVKVYKPVRSGDYVRREGDDVQPGDVAVRAGTIIGAAQVGLLAAVGRDKVLVHPRPRLSVISVGGELVDVDRSPGPGQVYDVNSYALAAAARDAGADVNRVGIADADASSLRDVVEGQLIRSEIVVIAGAVGGGASEDVHDALADLGDLEVNRVAMHPGSVQGFGQLGRDEVPTFLLPSNPVSALVVFEVMVRPLIRIALGRRQPMRRVVAARTVAPITSIGGRKGFLRGQLMRDEATGEYLVQALGGAPGASSHLLATLAEANCLVLIDPEVTEVRTGDLVDVAFLAQRS; this is translated from the coding sequence TTGCGGTCGGTCGAGGAGCAGCAGACGATTGTGACCGCTGCCGCGGTTGCGCCGCGGCCGGTGCGAGTGGCGATCTCCGAAGCCCAGGGGCTGTTGTGCGCCGAGGAAGTGGTTACCGAGGTGCCGCTTCCAGGCTTCGACCAGGCCGCAATCGACGGATATGCCGTTCGTAGCGTCGACGTCCAATCCGCCGACTCGGACGTCCGCGATGAGGATGGCGAGGCCACGGAACTATCGCTCCCGGTGGTCGGCGAGGTCGCGGCCGGTTCGCGACAGCCGATCCGACTCCAACCCCGTCAGGCAGTCAAGGTCGACACGGGCGCTCCCTTGCCGACCCTTGCCGATGCCGTATTGCCGCTCGATCAGACGGACGGCGGCCGGGCTCGCGTCAAGGTATACAAGCCTGTTCGGTCAGGCGACTACGTGCGCCGGGAAGGCGATGACGTGCAACCCGGAGACGTCGCCGTCCGGGCAGGCACGATCATCGGCGCCGCGCAGGTCGGATTGCTCGCTGCCGTAGGCCGCGACAAGGTACTCGTACATCCCCGGCCACGGCTGTCGGTCATCTCGGTCGGCGGTGAACTCGTCGATGTCGACCGGAGTCCCGGCCCCGGCCAGGTGTACGACGTCAACTCGTACGCGCTCGCCGCCGCTGCCCGTGACGCCGGCGCTGACGTCAACCGCGTCGGTATCGCCGATGCGGACGCCAGCAGTTTGCGCGACGTCGTGGAGGGTCAATTGATCCGCTCCGAGATCGTTGTGATCGCAGGTGCGGTCGGCGGCGGAGCCTCCGAGGACGTCCATGACGCGCTCGCTGACCTCGGGGACCTCGAGGTCAATCGGGTCGCCATGCATCCCGGATCGGTACAGGGGTTCGGACAGCTCGGCCGGGATGAGGTCCCGACATTCCTGCTTCCGTCGAATCCGGTGAGTGCGCTGGTGGTATTCGAAGTGATGGTGCGCCCGCTGATCCGCATTGCCCTGGGACGACGTCAGCCGATGCGGCGCGTCGTCGCGGCACGAACCGTCGCACCCATCACATCGATCGGGGGCCGTAAGGGATTCCTTCGCGGTCAACTCATGCGCGACGAGGCCACGGGGGAGTACTTGGTTCAGGCCCTCGGTGGAGCGCCGGGGGCATCCTCGCACTTACTCGCCACCCTCGCCGAAGCCAATTGCCTGGTGCTGATCGATCCCGAGGTCACCGAGGTCCGCACGGGCGACCTGGTGGACGTTGCCTTCCTGGCGCAGCGGAGCTGA
- a CDS encoding GNAT family N-acetyltransferase has translation MTHPGWPPHLGPLRVKGGVVTVRAIRLRDAAAWSRLRTRDRAHLEPWEPTGEAPWEARHNITGWPGLCGSLRSEARKGRMLPMAIELDGDYCGQITIGNVVRGALRSAWIGYWVSSEVNGLGVATGALALGVDHAFGPVGLHRVEATVRPENQASRAVLRKVGFREEGLLARYLDVDGRWRDHILVAMTVEEVPGSVSDSLVRSGKAEWA, from the coding sequence GTGACGCATCCGGGTTGGCCGCCACACCTCGGTCCCCTGCGCGTGAAGGGTGGCGTCGTGACCGTGCGCGCCATCAGGTTGCGCGATGCCGCCGCCTGGAGTCGCCTGCGCACCCGAGACCGGGCGCACCTCGAGCCCTGGGAACCGACCGGGGAGGCGCCGTGGGAAGCGCGCCACAACATCACCGGGTGGCCGGGGCTGTGTGGCAGTTTGCGATCGGAGGCACGGAAGGGGCGCATGTTGCCCATGGCGATCGAACTGGACGGAGATTACTGCGGCCAGATCACCATCGGCAACGTGGTGCGTGGTGCGCTGAGATCCGCCTGGATCGGCTACTGGGTGTCCAGTGAGGTCAACGGACTAGGTGTAGCCACGGGCGCCCTTGCGCTGGGAGTCGATCATGCATTCGGTCCTGTGGGGTTGCACCGCGTCGAGGCAACCGTTCGTCCGGAAAACCAGGCGAGCCGCGCGGTTCTGCGCAAAGTCGGCTTCCGCGAGGAGGGCCTGCTCGCGCGCTATCTCGACGTCGACGGTCGGTGGCGTGATCACATCCTGGTCGCGATGACGGTGGAAGAGGTACCCGGTTCGGTTTCCGATTCGCTCGTGCGGAGCGGCAAGGCCGAGTGGGCGTGA
- the sepX gene encoding divisome protein SepX/GlpR — MPNSFLWIGLVVVWLFVLVPMLVNNRPRIRQTSDAALATRVLYRGDQLPVRRGPAAGHRSDPYWQAEPDHFGYDAEDLVDTHAEEDDFVGEHELVDDFVPVRRGRGGFDPEADAIAREARYAFRQRMVLGLFFATIVTAALSLIISPLMWWAFATCMVGLVGYMAYLRRQVQIEQEVRRRRTERLGRSRLGVESRSDEEMRMIPARLRRPGAVLLEVDDGDPEFDHLEHFDEESMDQTPLRRAVGE; from the coding sequence ATGCCGAACTCGTTTCTCTGGATCGGTCTTGTCGTCGTATGGCTCTTCGTTCTGGTCCCTATGCTGGTGAACAATCGTCCCCGGATTCGGCAAACCAGCGATGCGGCACTCGCGACTCGCGTGCTGTACCGCGGTGATCAGCTCCCCGTGCGACGCGGGCCCGCAGCAGGCCACCGCAGCGATCCGTACTGGCAAGCAGAACCGGACCACTTCGGCTACGACGCGGAGGACCTCGTGGATACTCACGCAGAGGAAGACGATTTCGTCGGTGAACATGAGCTGGTCGACGACTTCGTGCCAGTGCGCCGGGGCCGCGGTGGATTCGATCCCGAGGCTGATGCGATCGCACGTGAGGCCAGGTACGCGTTTCGTCAGCGGATGGTTCTCGGCCTGTTCTTCGCAACGATCGTGACCGCGGCACTGAGCCTGATCATCTCTCCGCTGATGTGGTGGGCGTTCGCGACCTGCATGGTCGGGCTTGTCGGCTACATGGCCTATCTCCGCCGACAGGTGCAGATCGAGCAGGAAGTCCGGCGTCGAAGGACGGAACGACTGGGCCGTTCGCGTTTGGGGGTCGAGTCTCGCAGCGACGAGGAAATGCGCATGATCCCTGCTCGCCTGCGTCGTCCGGGCGCCGTGCTCCTCGAGGTAGACGACGGCGATCCGGAATTCGATCATCTCGAGCACTTCGATGAGGAGTCGATGGATCAGACCCCGCTCCGCCGCGCCGTCGGCGAGTAG
- a CDS encoding helix-turn-helix domain-containing protein yields MADFAARLNRLFETVHPPGRKPHTNAEVAAALIADGYQISKPYISQLRSGQRTNPSDEAVAAFARFFKVKPDYFFNDIYAAKIDHDLDLVSQIQGYELRKLSSRAFDLSEESQSLLTRMAEKLRASEGLPEVPPDSR; encoded by the coding sequence ATGGCAGATTTTGCTGCGCGGTTGAACAGACTCTTCGAAACGGTCCACCCTCCTGGACGCAAACCGCATACCAACGCCGAGGTCGCGGCGGCACTGATCGCAGACGGGTACCAGATATCGAAGCCCTACATTTCCCAACTTCGTTCGGGTCAGCGCACCAACCCGTCGGACGAGGCGGTCGCGGCCTTCGCCCGCTTCTTCAAAGTAAAGCCTGACTACTTCTTCAATGACATCTATGCGGCCAAGATCGACCACGATCTCGACCTGGTCTCCCAAATCCAAGGTTACGAACTGCGCAAGCTCTCGAGTCGCGCATTCGACCTGTCCGAGGAGTCTCAGAGTCTCCTCACGAGAATGGCCGAGAAACTCCGCGCGAGCGAAGGCCTACCGGAAGTGCCCCCCGACTCTCGCTGA
- a CDS encoding SDR family oxidoreductase, translating into MAIKTLNGSKCLITGAASGIGHATALAAAAEGAELILTDINEVGLALTVEEVRGRGGTVGFSRALDVSDYDAVSAFAAEVHERFGSVDVVMNVAGISAWGTVENLEHRHWKSMVDVNLMGPIHIIENFVPPMVRAGHGGHLVNVSSAAGLLALPWHAAYSASKFGLRGVSEVLRFDLKRHGIGVSLVVPGAVKTPLVETVEIAGVDREDPRIKKAVHLFERRAVTPEKVASCIIAGVKKNRYMVYTSPDIRFGFWWARKFAPPYNFVMQKANDQFSKFL; encoded by the coding sequence ATGGCGATCAAGACGCTGAACGGCTCGAAATGCCTGATCACCGGTGCTGCTAGCGGCATCGGACATGCGACGGCCCTGGCGGCCGCGGCGGAGGGCGCCGAACTGATCCTCACCGATATCAACGAGGTGGGTCTAGCGCTGACCGTGGAGGAGGTGCGCGGCCGTGGCGGCACCGTGGGCTTCTCTCGCGCGCTCGACGTGTCCGACTACGACGCGGTGAGCGCGTTTGCCGCAGAGGTCCACGAGCGCTTCGGCAGTGTCGACGTCGTGATGAACGTCGCCGGAATCTCCGCGTGGGGTACGGTCGAGAACCTCGAACACCGGCATTGGAAATCGATGGTGGACGTCAACCTGATGGGCCCGATCCACATCATCGAGAACTTCGTGCCTCCGATGGTGCGCGCAGGGCACGGAGGTCATCTGGTCAATGTGTCCTCGGCGGCGGGATTGCTGGCACTTCCTTGGCACGCTGCATACAGTGCAAGCAAATTCGGGCTTCGCGGGGTCTCCGAGGTTCTTCGGTTCGATCTCAAGCGACACGGCATCGGCGTGAGTCTCGTTGTTCCCGGCGCGGTGAAGACTCCGCTAGTGGAAACGGTCGAGATCGCAGGAGTCGACCGGGAAGACCCGCGCATCAAGAAGGCGGTCCACCTCTTCGAGAGACGGGCGGTTACGCCTGAGAAGGTCGCGTCCTGCATCATCGCCGGCGTCAAGAAGAACCGTTACATGGTCTATACGTCGCCAGACATTCGATTCGGCTTCTGGTGGGCCCGCAAGTTCGCACCCCCGTACAACTTCGTGATGCAGAAGGCCAACGACCAGTTCAGCAAGTTCCTCTAG